The following are encoded in a window of Nibricoccus aquaticus genomic DNA:
- a CDS encoding FliA/WhiG family RNA polymerase sigma factor: protein MKNASSAALAHAPETTQSSPATAWRVYQGAQSEKIDEKELIVRYLPLVRNVVDRIKLNLPPHVDVDDLYSVGVTGLIAAVRKYDPEQGHTFAGYATTRIRGAILDELRRLDWCPRRARAKAKKLKESINELEQKLGRAASEEEVRKHLGLTPKEYAKWMEEAKPVCFIAIDQTADNEDSDGASLHELIADEADVSVRDRMEKEELMKLMADRISELPEIPKKILGMYYFENMRLAEIAAVFDLTESRICQIHAQTVLSLRAYINRMRSR from the coding sequence ATGAAAAACGCTTCCTCCGCCGCCCTCGCCCACGCTCCCGAGACCACCCAGTCATCCCCCGCCACCGCCTGGCGCGTGTACCAAGGTGCCCAGTCCGAGAAGATCGACGAAAAAGAGCTCATCGTCCGCTACCTCCCTCTCGTCCGTAACGTCGTTGACCGCATCAAGTTGAATCTCCCCCCGCACGTCGACGTCGATGACCTCTACTCCGTCGGCGTCACCGGCCTCATCGCCGCCGTCCGCAAATACGACCCCGAGCAGGGCCACACTTTCGCCGGTTACGCCACCACCCGCATCCGCGGCGCGATCCTCGACGAACTCCGCCGCCTCGACTGGTGCCCACGCCGCGCCCGAGCCAAGGCCAAGAAGCTCAAAGAATCCATCAACGAACTCGAGCAGAAGCTCGGCCGCGCCGCCTCCGAAGAAGAAGTTCGCAAGCACCTCGGCCTCACGCCGAAGGAATACGCCAAGTGGATGGAAGAGGCCAAACCCGTCTGCTTCATCGCCATCGACCAGACCGCCGACAACGAAGACTCCGACGGCGCCTCCCTACACGAACTCATTGCCGACGAAGCAGACGTCTCCGTCCGTGACCGCATGGAGAAGGAAGAGCTCATGAAGCTCATGGCCGACCGCATCTCCGAGCTCCCCGAGATTCCAAAAAAGATCCTCGGCATGTACTACTTTGAAAACATGCGCCTCGCTGAAATCGCCGCCGTCTTCGATCTCACCGAGTCCCGCATCTGCCAGATCCATGCCCAGACCGTCCTCAGCCTCCGCGCCTACATCAACCGCATGCGCAGCCGCTAA
- a CDS encoding PAS domain S-box protein, protein MTSADLTLTPQLFAEAFPFHFAIDTDLRIVQCGRSLTKLCPAMREGAVFADIFQIVRPPLELHFENLRSIARQSVVLATASREVILRGQFVELSPVLVFLGSPWVTTPHELSRSGLSPADFALHDPISDLLEIVRLKDAALASASHLTSELDARHREQTVLNESLRRQMDESRKLDLALRESERNYRIVANSLREVLFQTDTAGRWTFLNPAWQEITGHSVADSLGKPFLDFVHHEDVPGNMEKFRPLIAREKDYCRHEVRYLTAAGGHRWVEVHARLTFDDDGRVTGTAGTINDITERRQADERFRVLFQNSLDAHLLFDESGIVDCNEAAVRMLRCRSKSEVLHQHPARLSPELQPDGRKSCEKCVEMDALARSQGHHRFEWLHRRIDGENFLVEVSLTPVVINDRPALLAGWHDITERHRHAQALLKAKEAAESANRAKSDFLATISHEIRTPMNGIIGMTNLVMETPLSTKQLQYVQTLRRSAESLMSVINDVLDHSKIEAGMLAVEKIGFDLRTTVEEAVRLFVGRAEEKGLRYDLKIAPSLPRYVMGDPARLRQIVLNFIGNALKFTPKGAIGVSVDPAASPPGQAPEFVIAVADTGVGIRPEKQALVFEKYSQAESSTSREYGGSGLGLSICRQLASLMGGSVGLTSRLGEGSTFWVRLPLEEAGADFPAPANSPIAENASQRPASVQFPGASILLVEDNTTNQLLASELLAKLGCEVHIAENGLRAVEMVTSRTYDLVLMDCHMPEMDGFAATQAIRAQEGDRHQPIIALTANAMQGDRERCLAAGMDDYLTKPIELSLLAQKMARWLRPAKAAASASAPVEPATFAPVLSSCVNLESALKRMGGNQKLLRKLAGSFCDAFPASRDRLLSAISRRDAKETGIVAHTLRGTTSMFSADKAVALLAALENSAASANWEQIDAAAPEFEQEMRAVIDALRQIGASAPVT, encoded by the coding sequence ATGACCAGCGCCGACCTCACCTTGACGCCGCAATTGTTCGCCGAGGCGTTCCCCTTTCACTTCGCAATCGATACGGACCTGCGGATCGTCCAGTGCGGACGCTCCCTCACGAAACTCTGCCCGGCCATGCGCGAAGGCGCGGTCTTTGCGGATATTTTTCAGATCGTGCGCCCGCCGCTCGAACTGCATTTCGAAAATCTGCGCTCCATCGCACGCCAAAGCGTCGTCCTCGCCACCGCCAGTCGTGAGGTGATTTTGCGGGGCCAGTTTGTGGAGCTATCGCCGGTGCTCGTTTTCCTCGGCTCGCCCTGGGTCACCACGCCGCACGAACTCAGCCGCAGCGGACTTTCGCCGGCCGATTTTGCCTTGCATGATCCGATCTCCGATCTGCTGGAAATCGTGCGATTAAAAGATGCGGCGCTCGCTAGCGCCAGCCACCTCACGAGCGAACTCGACGCGCGTCATCGCGAGCAGACCGTGCTCAACGAATCCCTGCGCCGCCAGATGGATGAGAGCCGCAAGCTCGATCTCGCGCTCCGCGAAAGCGAACGCAACTACCGCATCGTCGCCAACAGTCTCCGCGAAGTGCTTTTCCAGACAGATACCGCCGGCCGCTGGACGTTTCTTAACCCCGCCTGGCAGGAGATCACCGGCCACAGCGTCGCCGACAGCCTCGGCAAACCCTTCCTCGACTTCGTCCATCACGAGGACGTCCCAGGTAACATGGAGAAATTCAGGCCCTTGATCGCGCGCGAAAAAGATTACTGCCGCCACGAGGTCCGCTACCTCACTGCCGCTGGCGGTCACCGCTGGGTCGAGGTTCACGCCCGTCTCACCTTCGACGATGATGGCCGGGTCACCGGCACCGCCGGCACGATCAACGATATCACCGAACGCCGTCAGGCCGACGAACGCTTCCGGGTGCTTTTCCAAAACTCCCTCGATGCCCATCTGCTCTTCGACGAATCGGGAATCGTCGATTGCAACGAAGCTGCCGTGCGCATGCTCCGGTGCCGCTCGAAGTCGGAGGTTTTGCACCAGCATCCCGCGCGCCTCTCGCCCGAACTCCAGCCCGACGGCCGCAAATCCTGCGAGAAATGCGTGGAGATGGATGCACTCGCGCGAAGCCAGGGCCATCACCGGTTCGAGTGGCTGCACCGTCGCATCGACGGCGAGAATTTCCTTGTGGAAGTCAGTCTCACGCCCGTCGTGATCAACGACCGGCCTGCACTGCTCGCCGGCTGGCACGACATCACCGAGCGCCACCGTCACGCCCAGGCCTTGCTCAAGGCCAAGGAGGCCGCCGAGTCGGCCAATCGCGCCAAAAGCGATTTCCTCGCCACCATCAGCCACGAAATCCGCACACCGATGAACGGCATCATCGGCATGACCAATCTCGTCATGGAGACACCGCTCTCGACCAAGCAGCTCCAGTACGTGCAGACCCTGCGGCGCTCCGCCGAATCGCTCATGAGCGTCATCAACGACGTGCTCGACCACTCGAAGATCGAGGCCGGCATGCTCGCCGTGGAGAAAATCGGTTTCGACCTGCGCACGACCGTCGAGGAAGCCGTTCGTCTGTTCGTCGGCCGCGCCGAGGAGAAGGGCCTGCGCTACGATCTGAAAATCGCGCCCTCGCTCCCGCGTTACGTGATGGGTGACCCCGCCCGGCTCCGGCAGATAGTGCTTAATTTCATCGGCAACGCTCTGAAATTCACGCCCAAAGGCGCGATCGGTGTGTCCGTCGATCCCGCCGCCAGTCCGCCCGGCCAGGCCCCTGAATTTGTCATCGCCGTGGCCGATACCGGCGTGGGCATACGACCGGAGAAGCAGGCTCTTGTATTCGAAAAATACAGTCAGGCGGAGAGCTCGACCTCGCGCGAGTACGGTGGCTCGGGACTCGGCCTTTCCATCTGCCGCCAGCTCGCCTCACTGATGGGCGGTTCCGTCGGCCTCACCAGCCGTCTCGGCGAAGGCTCGACGTTCTGGGTGAGATTGCCACTCGAGGAAGCGGGCGCCGATTTTCCGGCGCCCGCGAATTCTCCCATCGCAGAAAACGCCTCGCAGCGGCCCGCCTCCGTGCAGTTTCCCGGAGCCTCGATATTGCTCGTGGAGGATAACACCACCAACCAGCTGCTCGCCTCCGAACTCCTCGCGAAGCTGGGTTGCGAGGTCCATATCGCCGAGAACGGCCTGCGGGCGGTCGAGATGGTTACGTCCCGCACCTACGATCTCGTTTTAATGGATTGCCACATGCCCGAGATGGATGGCTTCGCAGCGACCCAGGCGATCCGCGCGCAGGAGGGGGACCGGCATCAGCCGATCATAGCACTCACCGCCAACGCCATGCAGGGTGATCGCGAACGCTGTCTTGCCGCAGGCATGGATGACTACCTCACCAAGCCCATCGAACTCTCGCTGCTTGCACAAAAAATGGCCCGCTGGCTTCGCCCCGCGAAAGCAGCCGCATCAGCCTCCGCCCCCGTTGAGCCCGCTACATTTGCTCCGGTCCTGTCCAGCTGCGTGAATCTTGAATCCGCGCTCAAGCGCATGGGCGGTAATCAAAAACTCCTCCGCAAACTGGCCGGTTCCTTCTGTGATGCGTTTCCCGCATCTCGTGATCGGCTCCTGTCGGCCATCTCCCGGCGAGATGCCAAAGAAACCGGCATCGTCGCCCACACCCTGCGCGGCACGACCAGCATGTTCTCGGCGGACAAAGCCGTGGCGCTTCTCGCAGCACTGGAAAACTCCGCGGCCTCCGCCAACTGGGAACAGATCGATGCCGCCGCTCCTGAGTTCGAGCAGGAGATGCGCGCCGTGATCGATGCGCTCCGGCAAATCGGCGCAAGCGCCCCCGTGACCTAA
- a CDS encoding NADP-dependent oxidoreductase, with protein sequence MKALTFTRYAKANNLAFADLPRPSLKPDEMLVEVHAAGLNPVDTMIPKGPFKPFLRFQLPATLGSDVAGVVVEVGSRVTRFKKGDAVFASVFDLGTGTLADFAVVPESAAALKPANLDFVQAASVPMVGLTTWQALKERARLKRGQKVFIPAGSGGIGTFAIQLAKHLGAKVGTTVSAGSVELVRSLGADEVVDYKKQQFEDVLQGYDAVLGTVRGDALMKSLRILKPNSSIVSLIGPPDVAIARARGMNFFMKFVFGLLSGKIIRAGRKTGTAYSFLFVHPDGGQLAEIGELIKTGKIRPVIDKVFPFAEAKEALAYLEKGRAKGKVVVRMK encoded by the coding sequence ATGAAAGCCCTCACCTTCACCCGTTACGCCAAGGCCAACAACCTCGCGTTCGCCGACCTTCCCCGTCCCTCACTCAAGCCCGATGAGATGCTCGTCGAGGTCCACGCCGCAGGATTGAATCCGGTCGATACGATGATCCCGAAGGGCCCGTTTAAGCCCTTTCTCCGGTTTCAACTCCCCGCGACATTGGGCAGCGACGTGGCGGGCGTCGTCGTGGAGGTGGGCAGCCGGGTGACTCGCTTCAAGAAGGGCGACGCGGTTTTCGCCAGCGTCTTCGACCTCGGCACGGGAACGCTCGCCGATTTCGCCGTCGTGCCGGAGAGCGCCGCCGCGCTCAAGCCGGCCAATCTCGATTTTGTGCAGGCGGCCTCGGTGCCGATGGTCGGATTGACGACCTGGCAGGCGCTCAAGGAGCGCGCGCGACTCAAGCGCGGCCAGAAGGTGTTCATCCCGGCGGGTTCCGGCGGCATCGGCACGTTTGCGATCCAGCTAGCGAAACACCTCGGGGCCAAAGTCGGTACGACCGTGAGCGCGGGCAGCGTGGAGCTGGTGCGCAGTCTCGGCGCCGACGAAGTGGTCGATTACAAGAAGCAGCAGTTCGAGGACGTGCTGCAGGGCTACGACGCCGTGCTCGGCACCGTCCGCGGAGACGCCCTGATGAAATCGTTGCGTATCCTGAAACCGAATAGCTCGATCGTCTCGCTCATCGGCCCGCCGGACGTCGCCATCGCCCGCGCGCGCGGCATGAATTTCTTCATGAAGTTCGTGTTTGGTTTGTTGAGCGGAAAAATCATCCGCGCCGGGCGCAAAACCGGCACCGCCTATTCATTCCTCTTCGTGCATCCCGACGGCGGCCAGCTCGCGGAAATCGGCGAATTGATCAAAACGGGCAAAATCCGGCCGGTGATCGATAAGGTCTTCCCCTTTGCCGAGGCGAAGGAGGCGCTGGCCTATCTCGAAAAAGGCCGGGCGAAAGGAAAGGTCGTCGTCCGGATGAAGTGA
- a CDS encoding FIST signal transduction protein, whose amino-acid sequence MKIHTLSWQPGSGWNRPPSSVTGPVQLILYFGGRDVLAQPDSPVHALHAAFPDAVCAGCSSAGEITGQTVGDDGLVASLIMFEHATVRGASVAVASPQDSFSAGRELGAQLVAPGLRHVLVLSDGLKVNGTTLTAGLREALPAGVLASGGLAGDGARFEKTFVGLGNDIGAQKVVGIGFYGARLNIAPGSAGGWEPFGPTRLITRSEGNVLYSLDDQPALAVYKRYLGELADKLPSSGLLFPLQLLSRRDEKEGVVRTILAVDEATQSLVFAGDLPQGQYARLMKANCDALVTGAENAAAMALREGGDATRLVVLVSCVGRKLVMGQRVEEEVEAVVGRMGSNASAVGFYSYGEISPSGLVHGCDLHNQTMTLTVFEET is encoded by the coding sequence ATGAAAATCCATACACTCAGCTGGCAGCCCGGTTCCGGCTGGAACCGTCCGCCCTCATCGGTCACCGGCCCGGTTCAACTCATCCTCTATTTCGGCGGCCGTGACGTGCTCGCTCAGCCCGACTCGCCAGTTCATGCGCTCCACGCCGCTTTTCCCGACGCGGTTTGCGCAGGCTGCAGCTCCGCGGGCGAAATCACCGGACAGACCGTCGGCGACGATGGCTTGGTGGCCTCGCTGATCATGTTCGAGCACGCGACGGTGCGGGGCGCATCGGTGGCAGTCGCCAGCCCGCAGGATAGTTTTTCGGCCGGTCGCGAACTGGGCGCGCAACTCGTGGCTCCCGGCCTTCGCCACGTGCTCGTCCTGAGCGACGGGCTCAAGGTTAACGGCACCACGCTCACCGCCGGATTGCGCGAAGCCCTGCCCGCTGGCGTGCTCGCCAGTGGCGGACTAGCCGGTGATGGGGCGCGGTTCGAAAAAACTTTTGTCGGACTTGGAAACGATATCGGTGCCCAAAAAGTGGTGGGCATTGGATTTTATGGCGCCCGTTTGAATATCGCTCCGGGCTCCGCTGGCGGCTGGGAACCGTTTGGTCCGACCCGTTTGATCACGCGCTCCGAAGGCAACGTGCTTTACTCGCTCGACGACCAGCCCGCGCTTGCCGTGTACAAACGCTACCTCGGTGAGCTCGCGGATAAACTCCCGTCTTCCGGACTGCTTTTCCCTCTACAGCTGCTTTCCCGCCGCGATGAGAAAGAGGGCGTCGTGCGCACCATTCTCGCGGTTGACGAGGCGACCCAGTCGCTGGTGTTTGCGGGCGATCTGCCTCAAGGCCAGTACGCGCGCCTCATGAAGGCCAACTGCGACGCTCTCGTCACGGGTGCCGAAAATGCGGCGGCCATGGCGCTGCGAGAAGGCGGCGATGCCACCCGGCTCGTCGTGCTGGTGAGCTGCGTCGGCCGCAAACTCGTCATGGGCCAGCGTGTGGAAGAAGAAGTGGAGGCCGTGGTCGGCCGCATGGGCTCGAACGCGAGCGCGGTTGGTTTTTATTCCTATGGTGAAATCTCTCCCTCGGGCCTGGTCCACGGCTGCGACCTGCACAACCAGACGATGACCCTGACCGTATTCGAAGAAACCTAA
- a CDS encoding motility-associated protein gives MLIIIGALIVLGSTLGGFMIAGGNPVVLLHVSEFVVILGVGIGVVVIASPAHIIKEIVHKTKHAMFGKAADKKEYFDLLKMLYEIFMVGRRNGLIALEEHVTNPKGSSIFAKYPNITGNHERMQFLLNGMKPVIDGKIKPDQLEDLMLTELDAKSAEADHPVHTLQMVADSMPAIGIVAAVLGIINTMSAIAEGPEAVGEKVAAALTGTLLGIFVSYGFIAPLAARIHTMNQGDTQYLRCILSAVAGFAKGLAPLTAVEVARRSLDSTVQPSSDELETTLKSMPAPGK, from the coding sequence ATGCTCATCATCATCGGAGCTCTCATCGTATTAGGATCGACCCTCGGCGGGTTCATGATCGCCGGCGGCAATCCCGTCGTGCTCCTGCACGTCTCCGAATTCGTGGTCATCCTCGGCGTGGGCATCGGTGTCGTCGTCATCGCCAGCCCCGCCCACATCATCAAAGAGATCGTCCACAAGACCAAGCACGCCATGTTCGGCAAAGCCGCCGACAAGAAGGAGTACTTCGATCTCCTCAAGATGCTCTATGAAATCTTTATGGTCGGCCGCCGCAACGGCCTGATCGCCCTCGAAGAACACGTCACCAATCCGAAGGGCTCTTCCATTTTCGCGAAATACCCCAACATCACCGGCAATCACGAGCGCATGCAGTTTCTTCTCAACGGCATGAAACCCGTCATCGACGGCAAGATTAAGCCCGACCAGCTCGAAGACCTCATGCTCACCGAACTCGACGCCAAGTCCGCCGAGGCTGATCACCCCGTCCACACCCTTCAAATGGTCGCCGATTCCATGCCCGCCATCGGCATCGTCGCCGCCGTTCTTGGCATCATCAACACCATGTCCGCCATCGCCGAAGGCCCCGAGGCCGTCGGTGAAAAAGTCGCCGCCGCCCTCACCGGCACGCTCCTCGGCATTTTCGTATCCTACGGCTTCATCGCCCCGCTCGCCGCCCGTATCCACACCATGAATCAGGGCGACACCCAGTACCTGCGCTGCATCCTCTCCGCCGTCGCCGGCTTCGCCAAAGGCCTCGCCCCGCTCACCGCCGTGGAAGTCGCCCGCCGCTCGCTCGACAGCACCGTCCAGCCGAGTTCCGACGAACTCGAGACCACCCTCAAGTCCATGCCCGCCCCGGGCAAGTAA
- a CDS encoding ATP-binding protein — protein MHPLLARQLRKFSPALAEDAGCRALLEAVSRAYADHEQDRRLIEQTLETASAELTETNEKLRRESEERMRSLSNYYQRTLEMQEGMTLCFHKTEKGFAHTLCRGRLATRLGWLPERVEGRLLGEFLDPIQAREMDAVYQRAWSGDQCSYEGTSVDGSLTFLAHLSPRLEKDVVCEVIFSGVEITVRKKMEHEMRAAKERAENADRAKTEFLAMMSHEIRTPLNAVLGFAQLLRESNLLPKEREWLKQISTSGESLRDIIGEILDYSKIEAGQLELYHEAIELRPWLTELLEMFQERAKQKNIRIQLEFAQDCPKTIATDATRLRQIFVNLVGNALKFTKEGSIVISADSDPSNDPKHPATLRFSVRDSGIGIPKDRHDRIFKVFSQADTSTTRSYGGTGLGLAITQRLVGALGGEIGFVSAAGEGSTFFFTIKAECSDCHTDDSPGSHRVLVIEDDPTNRLLMEELLCCLGCVVDFADDEKRALALVDGGKVFDAVLMDAQLFRGGQSTAALEIAGRLKNGPRPRFIAIATEGSVTPELDSRWGIDALLLRPVDVAALSAELALVGARSLQTSPHR, from the coding sequence ATGCACCCGCTGCTCGCACGCCAGCTCCGTAAGTTTTCCCCCGCGCTTGCCGAAGACGCGGGCTGCCGCGCATTGCTTGAAGCTGTCTCCCGCGCCTACGCGGACCACGAGCAGGACCGCCGGTTGATCGAGCAGACTCTGGAAACGGCCTCCGCCGAGCTGACTGAGACCAACGAGAAACTCCGCCGCGAATCCGAGGAGCGCATGCGTTCGCTGAGCAATTATTACCAGCGCACGCTCGAGATGCAGGAAGGCATGACGCTCTGCTTTCACAAAACGGAAAAAGGTTTTGCGCACACGCTGTGCCGGGGCCGGCTGGCCACGCGCCTGGGCTGGCTCCCCGAGCGGGTCGAAGGCCGGTTGCTGGGAGAATTTCTCGATCCAATCCAGGCGCGCGAGATGGATGCGGTGTATCAACGCGCGTGGAGCGGCGATCAGTGTTCGTACGAAGGCACCTCGGTCGATGGCAGTCTGACTTTTCTCGCTCACCTCAGCCCGCGCCTGGAAAAGGACGTCGTGTGCGAAGTGATTTTCTCCGGCGTGGAAATCACCGTGCGCAAAAAGATGGAGCACGAAATGCGTGCCGCGAAGGAGCGCGCTGAAAACGCCGACCGCGCCAAGACTGAATTTCTGGCGATGATGAGCCACGAGATTCGCACACCGCTCAACGCGGTGCTGGGGTTCGCCCAGCTCCTCCGCGAATCGAATCTGCTCCCGAAAGAGCGCGAGTGGCTCAAACAAATCTCCACCAGCGGCGAGAGCCTGCGCGACATCATCGGCGAGATCCTGGACTACTCGAAGATCGAGGCCGGCCAGCTGGAGTTGTATCACGAGGCCATCGAACTCCGACCCTGGCTCACGGAGCTGCTTGAGATGTTTCAGGAACGCGCGAAGCAAAAAAATATCCGGATACAACTGGAGTTCGCCCAAGACTGCCCGAAGACAATCGCGACGGACGCCACGCGCCTTCGCCAGATCTTCGTCAACCTGGTGGGCAACGCGCTGAAATTCACCAAAGAGGGCAGCATTGTGATCTCGGCGGACAGCGATCCCTCCAACGATCCGAAGCATCCGGCGACGTTGCGTTTCAGCGTTCGCGACTCCGGGATCGGCATTCCGAAAGACCGGCACGACCGCATTTTCAAAGTCTTCAGTCAGGCGGACACATCGACCACGCGTTCATACGGAGGCACGGGCCTGGGCCTGGCGATCACGCAAAGACTCGTGGGTGCGCTCGGTGGTGAAATCGGTTTCGTCAGCGCGGCAGGCGAAGGCTCGACCTTTTTTTTCACCATCAAAGCCGAATGCTCCGATTGCCACACCGACGACTCACCAGGCTCACACCGTGTTCTGGTCATCGAGGACGATCCGACGAACCGGCTGCTCATGGAAGAACTGCTGTGCTGTCTCGGCTGCGTCGTGGATTTCGCCGACGATGAAAAGAGGGCGCTCGCACTCGTGGATGGAGGAAAAGTTTTCGATGCCGTTTTGATGGATGCGCAGTTGTTCCGGGGCGGACAATCCACTGCGGCGCTGGAAATCGCCGGCCGCCTTAAAAACGGTCCCCGCCCACGCTTCATCGCGATCGCGACCGAGGGCTCT
- a CDS encoding flagellar motor protein MotB: MAGKGGAWKVAYADFVTAMMALFMVLWICSQDKEVLIATSEYFQNPFNSPMKASSGVMPFDSKASKSNASGEGKDDSSNAVNLQFLNSIAKDFFRMMQLDEDLADKPIDIQVTSDGLRVNLFDRARQPIFQKNTAEFTEWGRFVMQSLAWMIDRNRFHVVIEGHTRPGLDLPKPEYTPWELSADRANASRRALTHYAVDDEQIDRVTGYAATRPLPDQPKDSEAQQRVTLSLTVGRTKEKDTEKPAKPGTATPKPATPAAAPRAPATTTIGSARTPAPTPGLAGSH; encoded by the coding sequence ATGGCCGGAAAAGGAGGAGCCTGGAAAGTTGCCTACGCGGACTTCGTTACCGCGATGATGGCCCTTTTCATGGTCTTGTGGATCTGCTCGCAGGACAAAGAAGTCCTCATCGCCACCTCCGAGTATTTTCAGAATCCCTTTAACTCGCCGATGAAGGCATCCTCCGGCGTCATGCCTTTCGACAGCAAAGCGTCGAAATCCAACGCCTCCGGCGAAGGCAAGGATGACTCCTCCAACGCCGTTAATCTCCAGTTCCTGAACTCCATCGCGAAAGACTTCTTCCGCATGATGCAGCTCGACGAAGACCTCGCCGACAAACCCATCGACATCCAGGTCACCAGCGACGGCCTCCGCGTGAATCTCTTCGACCGCGCCCGCCAGCCCATCTTTCAAAAAAACACCGCCGAGTTCACCGAATGGGGCCGCTTCGTCATGCAAAGCCTCGCCTGGATGATCGACCGCAACCGCTTCCACGTCGTCATCGAAGGCCACACCCGCCCCGGCCTCGATCTGCCGAAACCCGAGTACACTCCGTGGGAACTCTCCGCCGACCGCGCCAACGCCTCCCGCCGCGCCCTCACGCACTACGCCGTGGATGATGAACAAATCGACCGCGTCACTGGCTACGCCGCCACCCGTCCGCTCCCTGACCAGCCCAAAGATTCCGAAGCGCAGCAGCGCGTCACCCTCAGCCTCACCGTCGGCCGTACCAAGGAAAAGGATACGGAAAAGCCCGCCAAACCCGGCACCGCCACGCCCAAACCCGCCACCCCCGCCGCCGCTCCTCGCGCGCCCGCAACAACCACGATCGGCTCCGCCCGCACGCCTGCCCCCACGCCCGGTCTCGCCGGCTCGCACTAA
- a CDS encoding hybrid sensor histidine kinase/response regulator produces MHTLPPPSLPASDPQHVLIIDDDPLMREYMAFNLSADGYTVFEASSAREGLDMCQRLSVDVIISDIVMEGADGYEILDALRAKTATATIPLILITASGGQKDVRKAMSRGADDFLHKPFSVDELRSAVQAQLRKRAELKNQAERALLELRASISLAFPHELNTPLNGIIGCAEIIKIDAHEANPAGLIEMADNIIVSAQRLQRLTDRFLAFASTELIALNAAELAKARALRTSGPAELIATIAARIAADYKRAADLTVEKAPGTLAISTDFVSRIAGEIIDNAFKFSKPGTHVRVLMECNPVGYSIRIVDQGRGMSPEQIARIGSYSQFDRKKYAHEGLGLGLVTAQRIADLHGGYLQVESCAGGGCTVTIQLPLVPEPASIVTASR; encoded by the coding sequence ATGCATACCCTGCCACCTCCATCTCTACCCGCATCGGACCCCCAGCATGTTCTGATCATCGATGACGATCCCCTGATGCGGGAGTACATGGCGTTTAATCTTTCCGCTGACGGCTACACCGTTTTCGAAGCCTCCAGCGCCCGGGAAGGACTCGATATGTGCCAGCGGCTCTCGGTCGATGTGATCATCTCGGATATCGTGATGGAAGGGGCCGATGGCTATGAAATCCTCGATGCTCTGCGTGCCAAGACGGCCACCGCAACCATTCCGCTGATTTTGATCACGGCCTCGGGTGGACAAAAAGACGTGCGCAAAGCCATGTCCAGGGGCGCCGACGATTTTCTCCACAAGCCCTTCTCCGTCGATGAACTCCGCTCGGCGGTGCAGGCCCAGCTGCGCAAACGCGCCGAGCTGAAAAACCAGGCGGAGCGCGCCCTGCTCGAACTGCGCGCCAGCATCAGCCTCGCGTTTCCCCACGAACTGAACACCCCGCTCAACGGCATCATCGGCTGCGCGGAGATCATCAAGATCGATGCCCACGAGGCGAATCCCGCCGGCCTGATCGAGATGGCCGATAACATCATCGTTTCCGCGCAACGCCTCCAGCGTCTCACGGACCGGTTTCTCGCCTTTGCGAGCACCGAGCTGATTGCGCTCAACGCCGCCGAGCTCGCCAAGGCCCGCGCCCTTCGCACATCCGGACCCGCGGAGCTGATCGCTACGATCGCGGCCAGGATCGCCGCTGACTACAAACGCGCTGCCGATCTTACGGTGGAAAAGGCACCCGGCACGCTGGCGATCTCCACCGACTTTGTAAGCCGCATCGCCGGGGAGATCATCGATAACGCCTTCAAATTCTCGAAGCCCGGCACCCACGTGCGCGTTCTCATGGAGTGCAATCCGGTCGGCTATTCGATCCGCATCGTCGATCAAGGCCGCGGCATGTCGCCCGAGCAGATAGCGCGCATCGGCAGTTACTCTCAATTTGATCGCAAAAAATACGCGCACGAAGGCCTGGGTCTAGGGCTCGTCACTGCCCAGCGCATCGCCGATTTGCACGGCGGCTACCTGCAGGTCGAGAGCTGCGCCGGCGGTGGGTGTACCGTCACCATCCAGCTCCCGCTCGTCCCGGAACCCGCATCGATCGTCACCGCCTCCCGATGA